A stretch of DNA from Arctopsyche grandis isolate Sample6627 chromosome 6, ASM5162203v2, whole genome shotgun sequence:
TCATTCAAAGCAAAACGccatatcaataaaaaatgaaaacgtcagtaaaatttcaaaatttggcGCTTAAGCGTAACAGACATGCCATTAATTGAacaattgttgttttattttacagatACTTAGAGGAGAATTCACGCACGAAAACCAATATAGATGTGAAACTTGTTCTAAATTATTCACTGGCAAAGCTAGTCTCGTTGAGCATATGAAATCTCACAAAGGGTTAAAACCTTACAATTGCGAAGCTAGGTTCAAGTGCGAAATCTGTTTAAAGTCGTTCTCACACAAACATACCTTTCTAGGTCATATGAATATCCACAAAGGAATAAAACCGTACCAATGCGAAGTTTGTTTCAATTCGTTCTCTTATAAGTCTAACTTCTACAGTCATAGAAAAACTCACTTCGAGAAGAGACGGTTCAAATGCAAAATGTGTTCTAAATTGTTGAATTCAAAAGCTACCCTCGTGGAGCATATGAATTCCCACAAAGGAATGAAACCATTccaatgtgacgtttgtttgaTTTCGTTCACTCGTAGGTCTAACCttaatacacatacaaaaaTTCACACCGAGGAGAGACAGTTCAAATGCGAAATCTGTTCTAAATCGTTCATTGGTAAAGCCAACCTCATCGAGCATGTGAATTCTCACAAAGGGATAAAACCATACCAGTGTGgaatttgtttgatttcattcactCATGGGTCTGCCTTCAGTAGACATGTAAAAACTCACACCCAGGAGAGACTGTTTAAATGCGATATTTGCCCAGAGTCGTTTTCGATTAAGCGTAACCTAGTGAATCATATGATATCTCATTCCGAGATAAAACCATACCACTGCGAAATTTGTCTGAATTCATTCGCTTGCAAGTATAGGTTCAAGCGTCATGCGAAAACTCACACCAGAGAGAAACTATTCAAATGCGACATTTGTTCAAAGTCGTTCACCGTGAAGCATAACCTAGTGTTTCATATGCAATCTCACACTGGGAAAAAACCATACCATTGTAAAGTTTGTCTGGTTTCATTCACTCGCAAGTATACGCTCAATCTTCATGCAAAAACTCACAATGAAAAGACAGAAGACTCAAATGGAAAGAAATCACTCGAATGCGAAATTTGTTCGAAGTCGTTCACTGTGAAGCGTAACCTAGTGGAACATTTGAATTCCCACAAAGGAATAAAATCATatcaatgtgaaatttgtctggtTTCATTCTCTCATAGGGTTAGCCACTGGCGACATGTAAAAAGTCACACCAATTAGACACGATTCAGATGCAAAGTGTGTTCCAAGTTGTTCATTGCTAAATTTTATCTTATGGAGCATGTGAATTACCACAAAGGAATAAAATCACACCGGTGTGAAGtttgtttgatttcattcactCATGGGTCCGCCTTCAGTAGACATGAAAAAACTCACAACAAGGAGAGACAGTTCAAATAAGACATCTGTACACTCTTAATTAAGGATGACAAATTACTCGACCTTTTTAGTATTTGGGTAGTcgaatatttctcaaaattacAAATGGGAATT
This window harbors:
- the LOC143913244 gene encoding uncharacterized protein LOC143913244 isoform X1, whose amino-acid sequence is MECRLCLRSAPVESSVSIHDYPHPLVQRILACYQLQVNRDDLLPDTICLLCKNNLGLLSNFRNMCIQNEETQKLRLAEIFDIKTEEIILDDLNWKYEIGINSTLNVCQPAVDNDINESKSSNLGKQSSEGDHSKQNAISIKNENILRGEFTHENQYRCETCSKLFTGKASLVEHMKSHKGLKPYNCEARFKCEICLKSFSHKHTFLGHMNIHKGIKPYQCEVCFNSFSYKSNFYSHRKTHFEKRRFKCKMCSKLLNSKATLVEHMNSHKGMKPFQCDVCLISFTRRSNLNTHTKIHTEERQFKCEICSKSFIGKANLIEHVNSHKGIKPYQCGICLISFTHGSAFSRHVKTHTQERLFKCDICPESFSIKRNLVNHMISHSEIKPYHCEICLNSFACKYRFKRHAKTHTREKLFKCDICSKSFTVKHNLVFHMQSHTGKKPYHCKVCLVSFTRKYTLNLHAKTHNEKTEDSNGKKSLECEICSKSFTVKRNLVEHLNSHKGIKSYQCEICLVSFSHRVSHWRHVKSHTN
- the LOC143913244 gene encoding uncharacterized protein LOC143913244 isoform X2; protein product: MCIQNEETQKLRLAEIFDIKTEEIILDDLNWKYEIGINSTLNVCQPAVDNDINESKSSNLGKQSSEGDHSKQNAISIKNENILRGEFTHENQYRCETCSKLFTGKASLVEHMKSHKGLKPYNCEARFKCEICLKSFSHKHTFLGHMNIHKGIKPYQCEVCFNSFSYKSNFYSHRKTHFEKRRFKCKMCSKLLNSKATLVEHMNSHKGMKPFQCDVCLISFTRRSNLNTHTKIHTEERQFKCEICSKSFIGKANLIEHVNSHKGIKPYQCGICLISFTHGSAFSRHVKTHTQERLFKCDICPESFSIKRNLVNHMISHSEIKPYHCEICLNSFACKYRFKRHAKTHTREKLFKCDICSKSFTVKHNLVFHMQSHTGKKPYHCKVCLVSFTRKYTLNLHAKTHNEKTEDSNGKKSLECEICSKSFTVKRNLVEHLNSHKGIKSYQCEICLVSFSHRVSHWRHVKSHTN